In the genome of Candidatus Glassbacteria bacterium, the window CGTCTCCTGACCTCATCGAGCTTGCCGCCCTCGTCCCAGTTCATCCACCAGAACAGATGGACCCTGGGGTCGTCGCGCGCCCACTCCATCGTCTCCGGGTAGGGATCAAGCAAAATCGCCCGGCCGCAATGGTAAACTCCCACCCGCTCGAACCAGTGGTCCATCACTTCCTGGATCTGCTGGCCGCGCAGGACATTGGGGAAATGGCTCCAGGCCAGGTGAAGGTGGCTGTCGAACCAGTCGAGCGACCAGCTATGGTTGGTTGCGCCGAATCCGGCCGAGAAGCCGTTGTCGCCCAGCTCGCGCTCGGCGTTATCGGGGGCGGGAGAGACGGGGGACTGCCGGGCGGCGGCCGGCGGCGGGGTCGCGACGGTCAGCATTAACGCCAGATAAAGTATCCTGAACATGATTTCCTCCCTGCATGAATGTGCTGGGGCCAAGATAATCTTTATGCAGAGGGTGAAAAAGGAAAAAAGCTGCGTTGTATTCAGAGCTAGATTGCATCATTCAATTGCCGCCCGGGAGACCTCGGGCTTTTTTCGGACGGCCTTCCGGCTCGACCGGAAAAGTGTACTATGGTCTCTTGACAGGGCGTTTTTTTTGTTTTATTTTGTACATTAATTCGATTGAGATTATGAACAATTGACCAGGTCGAGTAACCGTGCAGATTTCCAACAAATGCTGCTACGCCTTGCGGGCCCTCTTCGAGCTGTCGCGGCGGTATAGCGATCAGCGCCCGATCAAGATCGCCACGGTTGCCTCGGCCCAGTCGATACCCAAGCGCTTTCTCGAGGTGATCCTCAACGAGCTTCGCCAGGGCGGTTTCGTGGAGAGCCGGCGCGGAGTGGACGGCGGCTACCTGCTGGCCCGTGAGCCGGAAGACATCTCCGTGGGCGAGATCATCAGGTTTGTCGACGGGAACCTGGCTCCGGTCAACTGTGACAGCACCGCAAACGGGGAGACCTCGTCCGAGCTGAATTACAACCACCCTTATTATGATTTCTGGTTGAGAGTCAGTGTACGGATGGACGAGATTTACCACGGCACGTCATTGAGCGATATTATCGGAGACTGGGATCGACGCAACGCTGAGCGCAACCTGAGCTACGATATTTGAAATCAGCGCGGCAAGTACGCAAACCGGATCAGATGGCCCCGTTGCTGGGCCGGGTTGGGCGGGAGCGGTGGTTAACAGCGGGTATGCAAAAAGCTGAAAGGAAATAGTTTAGGATGATGATCTGGATGGCAGCGGACAGGGCGAATCCCCCGAATTCATGGTTCCGGCAGGTGCCCCCGTGGAGAGGGACGAACCCCTGCCGCCGAACTACGATGTAAGCCGCGCCGTTGA includes:
- a CDS encoding Rrf2 family transcriptional regulator; amino-acid sequence: MQISNKCCYALRALFELSRRYSDQRPIKIATVASAQSIPKRFLEVILNELRQGGFVESRRGVDGGYLLAREPEDISVGEIIRFVDGNLAPVNCDSTANGETSSELNYNHPYYDFWLRVSVRMDEIYHGTSLSDIIGDWDRRNAERNLSYDI